ctattaaattattatttcaacatataaaccaattacaattattaataccTGTACACGTCCTGTTATCATCACGTAACATATATCCTTGATGACATGAGCAGATAAACGATCCATTGGTATTTGTACATATCTCCTCACATCCACCATTAAAGATagtacattcattgatatctattaaattattattttaacatataaaccaattacaattattaataccTGTACACGTCCTGTTATCATCACGTAACATATATCCTTGATGACATGAGCAGATAAACGATCCATTGGTATTTGTACATATCTCCTCACATCCACCATTAAAGATagtacattcattgatatctattaaattattatttcaacatataaaccaattacaattattaataccTGTACATGTCCTGTTATCATCACGTAACATATATCCTTGATGACATGAGCAGATAAACGATCCATTGGTATTTGTACATATCTCCTCACATCCACCATTAGAGATagtacattcattgatatctattaaattattatttcaacatataaaccaattacaattattaataccTGTACATGTCCTGTTATCATCACGTAACATATATCCTTGATGACATGAGCAGATAAACGATCCATTGGTATTTGTACATATCTCCTCACATCCACCATTAAAGATagtacattcattgatatctattaaattattatttcaacataTAAACCAATTACAATTATAAATACCTGTACAACGTCCTGTTATCATCATGTAACATAATCCTTGATGACATGAGCAGAAAAATGATCCATTGGTATTTGAACATATCTCTTCACATCCACCATTAAAGATagtacattcattgatatctgttaaattattattttaacatataaaccaattacaattattaataccTTTACATGTCCTGTTATCATCACGTAACATATATCCTTGATGACATGAGCAGATAAACAATCATTGGTATTTGTACATATCTCCTCACATCCACCATTAGAGATAGTAATTCATTGATatctattaaattattatttcaacataTAAACCAATTACAATATTAATACCTGTACACGTCCTGTTATCATCACGTAACATATATCCTTGATGACAGGAGCAGATAAACGATCCATTGGTATTTGTACATATCTCCTCACATCCACCATTAAAGATagtacattcattgatatctattaaattattatttcaacatataaaccaattacaattattaataccTGTACATGTCCTGTTATCATCACGTAACATATATCCTTGATGACATGAGCAGATAAATGATCCATTGGTATTTGTACATATCTCCTCACATCCACCATTAGAGATagtacattcattgatatctattaaattattatttcatcatataaaccaattacaattattataccTGTACACGTCCTGTTATCATCACGTAACATATATCCTTGATGACAGAGCAGAAAAATGATCCATTGGTATTTGTACATATCTCCTCACATCCACCATTAAAGATagtacattcattgatatctattaaattattattttaacatataaaccaattacaattattaataccTGTACACGTCCTGTTATCATCACGTAACATATATCCTTGATGACAGGAGCAGATAAACGATCCATTGGTATTTGTACATATCTCCTCACATCCACCATTAAAGATagtacattcattgatatctattaattattattttaacatataaaccaattacaatatataatacctGTACACGTCCTGTTATCATCAGTAACATATATCCTTGATGACATGAGCAGATAAACGATCCATTGTATTTGTACATATCTCCTCACATCCACCATTAAAGATagtacattcattgatatctattaaattattatttcaacatataaaccaattacaattattaataccTGTACATGTCCTGTTATCATCACGTAACCTATATCCTTGATGACATGAGCAGATAAACGATCCATTGGTATTTGTACATATCTCCTCACATCCACCATTAAAGATagtacattcattgatatctattaaattattatttcaacataTAAACCAATTACAATTATAAATACCTGTACACGTCCTGTTATCATCATGAACATATATCCTTGCTGACATGAGCAGAAAAATGATCCATTGGTATTTGAACATATCTCTTCACATCCACCATTAAAGATagtacattcattgatatctgttaaattattattttatcatataaaccaatacaattattaataccTGTACATGTCCTGTTATCATCACGTAACATATATCCTTGATGACATGAGCAGATAAACAATCCATGGTATTTGTACATATCTCCTCACATCCATCATTAGAGATagtacattcattgatatctattaaattattatttcaacatataaaccaattacaattattaataccTTACATGTCCTGTTATCATCACGTAACATATATCCTTGATGACATGAGCAGATAAACGATCCATGGTATTTGTACATATCTCTTCACATCCACCATTAGACATagtacattcattgatatctattaaattattatttcaacatataaccaattacaattattaataccTGTACATGTCCTGTTATCATCACGTAACATATATCCTTGATGACATGAGCAGATAAACGATCCATTGGTATTGTACATATCTCTTCACATCCACCATTAGACATagtacattcattgatatctattAAATTAGTATTTCAACATATAAACcaattacaattattaataccTGTACACGTCCTGTTATCATCACGTAACATATATCCTTGATGACAGGAGCAGAAAAATGATCCATTGGTATTTGTACATATCTCCTCACATCCACCATTAGAGATagtacattcattgatatctattaaattatatatttcaacatataaaccaattacaattattaataccTGTACATGTCCTGTTATCATCACGTAACATGTATCCTTGATGACATGAGCAGATAAACGATCCATTGGTATTTGTACATATCTCCTTACATCCACCATTAGAGATagtacattcattgatatctattaaattattattttaacatataaaccaattacaattatttaatacCTGTACACGTCCTGTTATCATCACGTAACATATATCCTTGATAACAGGAGCAGATAACGATCCATTGGTATTTGTACATATCTCCTCACATCCACCATTAGAGATAgaacattcattaatatctattgATATGTCCAAACATTTATACAGTATATGCAAGGATTCAGAAATAAGCATATCAAGTAATGGTTCTTTACCAATACAAGTATAGTTTGTCATATTCAAGGATATAGTTGTTCATACAGGAACAATATAAGATCCCAAAGTGTTGTTACAATAATGATCACCATCCTCCATTGTTAGTGTACATTCATTGATGTCTAATCACAATGAGAGGTTACAAGTATGTGGAATTTCATTTATAAAGTTTTACATCTGCTCTATATTTTATCAATAGATAGCTATTAACTAAAAGCATAGCATTGGATGCTAAGATACACGATTGAAGATAACAAAActtgtaattaaaatgaaattttgcggtaatatactttttaaaaaaatacaatactcATGCATGTGATATTAAAAAGTTATATTATCCTTTATATTCTAACACTTATATGCTTATTAAAGCTTAAATATAAAGTATGTTTTGGTTCACTATAAAAGAAGACTTACTTAATGTTGTTTACCTCATACTGTCActgatacaaatattttattgacatttgatatcaaaatgtattaattttatttgattgTTATTTTTGACATGTTTCCTATAAAAACCATTTCTAGGTTGcagcaaaaacaacaaagtatggtaagtgaaaaacaaacattttctttctccTGTAGTCTAATTAATACCATTTGTTTCATTGAAACTGTAACTAGTGAGTATACCTTGATCACAGTAACTTCCAGTCCATCCTTGAAAGCATTCACATGTGTGAGTATAGTTTAACACACATATCCCATTCACACAAGATGAATTGCACTCTATAACAGcatctaaatatattttaatgtcaaaatataaaGTATAATATGAAATAAACTGACTCTAAAGTAGGAATACGTGGATACACAGGGTTTGCCTAGCACAGTTACAGGCTTGACTTAGTGCTAAAATGTGTCTTTGATCTCAATATTTAATGATGCCAAAAACTTAAGAAAGGAAGAGCagacaaatttaaaacaagtaaaattttGTATAAGTCAACTTGAGAAGTGTAAGATTAATAAGATCAAAGACTAAGTTAGAAACTATAGGTATACAGAAACTACAAATTATTATTCTCGCTGTGATCATAAACTTATCATTATGTTTTTGCATAGTGTGGACTGGGTTCTGTAAAGCATTTATTGCATTTCTACACATGACCAAACtgtacatctatatatataatacatgtatgtgagatTTGCTATTTAGATTGGTTGCCTTGCACTAAGTCactcagtaataataataagtgagTGATGATCATGACGTTATACATACCTACATTGATTGGCATCAACATCATCCCAACAGGGTATCCATATCCAGCCGATGACCAGACTGAAAACCATATAGTAAAACAGACAGTGTACCATTGCCTGTGTGTACTACTGAACGTCTAGGATTGGCAGTTGTTGCTATCTTAGTTCCATATCCTACAATGTCCATAGATGAGTTCAATATAGCAACCCAATTGGTAAGTGGTACTCCATCTAATAATATGGAGTATGGAGAAAAATGCTCGGGAGTTACAGTGACACTTATACCAACAAAATccatattaattacataaaaGTCATATCTATTCAAATACTGCTCAATAGGTGGTACTATTATCATTATAGGAATCTCCAATGTTATCATCTAATGAGCCCCAGTAGCAAATAGTACAACAATAATTGGTTTGTTTGCTTGAATGTGACAATACTGGGAAGAACCGAAAAAGAAAGTGTAATTTCCTCctttactattaataataacaacattagTTGTTGATCCATTACATGATAAGTTATTGTAGTATGATCTTGAGATGTCACTAGTTTGTATACTGTCCACTTTGTCTATGTTCAAAAGGTACTAGTAGAAACTGTTTACCCCAAGTTATTGTTGGTGGAATCTGTTGTGTCATATGTTCACAATAATTAATTCCAAGTGTACTTGACCACATTCATGTCCACTGATGACAGTCAATGGGTTTATTAGAGACAATTTGAGTTCCTGTAAAGATCAATTAATGGTGCACCAAAATAAAGAGTCTGTCCTTGATGAAGAACAACATGATGAGGAGTACCTTTAGGAACACTTGCAAGTTGACCTGTAGATGATTGAGTATCTGAAGGAAGAGAGACAGCTTCTGATGGAGTGATGATAATGTTAGTGTCATTTTCACATCCAACAAGTAGTACTTGACTTGATCCAACATTACTTGTTGCAGATACTGCATAGTATTCATACTTACTGATATTATAGTCATGACAAGGTAAGACAAGATATTCTCCAAGGCTTCCTGAAAGCCAAAGCCAATTAAATGCAATTACAGCAATTGTTGATCACTACTAACATGAACACTTCTGTCACGATTATCATAAGTGCTAGATTCGGGAACCACTTTCGCTGCCAGTGAGATGGACAATTGGAGCATCATTTGGTGACAATATCAATAGATTTAAAGCAGACTCTGGCGTCATGATTGATATAGAGACATTATTACTAGCATAGATATGTCAATGTCTAATGAGCCATTTACTCTCCCATAATTTTTTCATAGTCCAAAGTAGAAGTCAGTACCATAGTAGTGAAGTTAGTTCCAATCAATCTAGTTACTGTAGATAgaatatcatattatatatgtagtcATAAAACTGTCATATTGCCTAAACATACCTTCCACAAGTAATATCAAATGATTGCTTTTATTTGTGacatcatcatctaactgcTTTGAG
This is a stretch of genomic DNA from Gigantopelta aegis isolate Gae_Host unplaced genomic scaffold, Gae_host_genome ctg3476_pilon_pilon, whole genome shotgun sequence. It encodes these proteins:
- the LOC121392181 gene encoding LOW QUALITY PROTEIN: fibulin-5-like (The sequence of the model RefSeq protein was modified relative to this genomic sequence to represent the inferred CDS: inserted 1 base in 1 codon), translating into MLRDDNRTCTDINECTIFNGGCEEICSNTNGSFFCSCQQGYXVHDDNRTCTDINECTIFNGGCEEICTNTNGSFICSCHQGYMLRDDNRTCTDINECTIFNGGCEEICTNTNGSFICSCHQGYMLRDDNRTCTDINECFISNGGCEEICTNTNGSFICSCHQGYMLHDDNRTCTDINECIINNGGCEQTCVNDVGYLQLLL